In Calliopsis andreniformis isolate RMS-2024a chromosome 6, iyCalAndr_principal, whole genome shotgun sequence, a single genomic region encodes these proteins:
- the Aps gene encoding diphosphoinositol polyphosphate phosphohydrolase 1 Aps has protein sequence MVKEKPNSIRIYDSEGYRRRAACICVKNDLEDEVLLVTSSRRPDSWIVPGGGVEPEEEPAVTALREVREEAGVLGQLGRCLGIFENVEHKHRTQVWVMRVTEELPEWEDSRAIGRKRKWFSIPEALLQLAQHKPVQRSYIHSLHNTNPRHNPNISPPHHSHTTVTSIQLMNNSSNNPHLNKHS, from the exons ATGGTCAAAGAGAAACCAAATTCAATCCGTATTTACGATTCGGAAGGTTATAGACGTAGAGCTGCATGTATCTGCGTCAAAAACGATCTTGAGGATGAG GTACTTCTGGTTACATCCAGTCGAAGACCGGATAGTTGGATAGTACCTGGTGGAGGTGTGGAGCCAGAAGAGGAACCTGCTGTAACTGCATTACGAGAAGTTAGAGAAGAAGCTGGTGTTTTAGGACAATTGGGCCGATGTCTAGGCATATTTGAG AACGTGGAACATAAACATAGGACACAAGTTTGGGTTATGCGGGTCACTGAAGAACTACCAGAATGGGAAGATTCACGTGCTATTGGTCGGAAGCGAAAGTGGTTCTCTATACCAGAGGCCTTGCTTCAGCTTGCTCAGCACAAACCAGTCCAGCGTTCTTACATACACAGCCTCCACAATACTAATCCTCGACATAATCCCAATATCTCACCACCTCACCATTCGCATACTACTGTAACGTCTATTCAGTTAATGAATAATTCTAGTAACAATCCCCATCTTAATAAACACAGCTAA